From a single Microcoleus sp. FACHB-672 genomic region:
- a CDS encoding vWA domain-containing protein: MKVSLQPALNDSNVDATQASSQRQLSISISAIAAEMDRNVPLNLCLILDHSGSMSGRPLETVKQAAHRLVDRLNPGDRLSVVAFDHRAKIIVPNQAIEDRGRIKKQIDKLHPEGGTAIDEGLKLGIDELAKGKKDRISQAFLLTDGENEHGDNNRCLKLAQLATEYKLTLNTLGFGDHWNQDVLEKISDAAGGNLAYIERPDQAVDVFSRLFSRIQSVGLTNAYLLLSLMPKVRLAELKPIAQVIPDAIELPVQREADRIVVRLGDLMKDAPRVILANLYLAQLAQGRQTIANLQIRYDDPAAGVEGVLSEVVPVDANFQSVYQPAINPEVQKHILALAKYRQTQLAEAKLQQGDRAGAATMLQTAAKTALQMGDKGAATVLQSSATQLQSGEELSEADRKKTRIVSKTVLQ, from the coding sequence ATGAAAGTAAGTTTGCAACCGGCCTTAAATGATTCTAACGTTGATGCCACTCAGGCAAGCAGCCAGCGTCAGCTATCGATTTCGATCTCTGCGATTGCTGCTGAGATGGATCGCAATGTGCCCCTCAACTTGTGTCTAATTTTGGATCACAGTGGTTCGATGAGTGGGCGACCCCTGGAAACGGTGAAACAGGCAGCGCATCGCCTTGTAGATAGGCTGAATCCGGGTGATCGCCTCTCAGTGGTGGCGTTTGACCACAGGGCTAAAATCATTGTCCCAAATCAGGCGATTGAAGATCGGGGACGGATTAAAAAGCAGATTGATAAACTTCATCCTGAAGGCGGGACGGCGATAGATGAGGGTTTAAAACTGGGGATTGATGAACTAGCTAAAGGTAAAAAAGATAGGATTTCCCAAGCGTTTCTTCTCACAGATGGTGAGAATGAACATGGCGATAATAATCGCTGTTTGAAGCTGGCTCAACTAGCGACTGAGTACAAACTCACGTTGAATACGCTGGGGTTTGGTGATCACTGGAATCAAGATGTTTTGGAAAAGATTTCTGATGCTGCCGGCGGCAATTTGGCTTATATTGAGCGTCCTGATCAAGCGGTAGATGTGTTTAGCCGGCTGTTCAGCCGCATTCAATCGGTGGGACTAACAAATGCTTACCTGCTGCTGTCATTAATGCCGAAGGTGCGCCTCGCGGAACTCAAGCCGATTGCTCAGGTGATCCCCGATGCGATTGAATTGCCGGTGCAGAGAGAGGCTGATCGGATTGTGGTGCGTTTGGGAGACTTGATGAAGGATGCACCGAGAGTAATTTTGGCGAACCTTTACCTTGCTCAACTGGCACAAGGCCGGCAAACGATTGCCAATCTGCAAATCCGTTATGATGACCCTGCTGCCGGTGTTGAAGGTGTGCTCTCAGAAGTGGTGCCGGTGGATGCTAACTTCCAGAGTGTTTACCAGCCGGCAATTAATCCAGAAGTGCAGAAGCACATTCTTGCTTTAGCAAAATACCGGCAAACTCAACTGGCAGAAGCGAAATTACAACAGGGAGATCGAGCCGGTGCCGCTACAATGTTGCAAACGGCTGCAAAAACGGCGCTGCAAATGGGAGATAAAGGTGCAGCGACGGTGTTGCAAAGCAGTGCAACGCAATTGCAATCAGGGGAAGAACTCTCAGAAGCTGATCGCAAGAAAACTCGGATTGTTTCTAAAACTGTTTTGCAATAG
- a CDS encoding PIN/TRAM domain-containing protein, whose translation MLDAIIILSFILAVAGIGFYGVELLPSSTMQQVTSIEGLRLVTTGFGALIGVAVGLSAQTTYRRMETQIRKMPVEMLLTRAVGLVIGLLVANLMLAPLFLLPIPREFAFIKPLVAVVGSILFAFTGVTLADSHGRAFLRLINPNSVEAILMAEGTLKPVATKVLDTSCIIDGRIEPLLETGFLEGQILVPQFVLQELQLVADASNDLKRVRGRRGLDILKRLMETYPDRIVIHSADYEDINTVDAKLVRLAQEINGTLLTNDYNLSKVASVQKVPVLNINDLTQAVRPTYLPGDNIDLKIVKEGKEPAQGVGYLEDGTMVVVEEGGIHIGGELRVVVTSALQTSAGRMIFARPHASAVTG comes from the coding sequence ATGCTTGATGCAATCATTATTCTTTCATTCATCCTAGCAGTAGCAGGAATCGGTTTCTACGGTGTAGAACTGCTTCCTAGCAGTACGATGCAACAGGTAACGAGCATAGAGGGGTTGCGTTTGGTAACAACCGGCTTTGGGGCGCTAATTGGCGTTGCCGTCGGCTTATCGGCGCAAACCACCTATCGGCGGATGGAAACGCAAATCCGCAAAATGCCGGTAGAAATGCTGCTGACGCGTGCGGTTGGTTTAGTCATTGGCTTATTAGTCGCCAACTTAATGCTGGCCCCGCTTTTCTTGCTGCCGATTCCCCGTGAGTTTGCTTTTATTAAACCCTTAGTGGCTGTAGTTGGCAGCATCTTGTTTGCCTTCACCGGCGTTACTTTGGCAGACAGTCATGGTCGCGCTTTCTTACGCTTGATCAATCCAAACAGTGTGGAAGCCATACTGATGGCAGAAGGCACCCTCAAGCCGGTGGCAACTAAAGTTTTAGATACTAGCTGCATTATTGATGGTCGCATTGAACCGCTGCTAGAAACTGGATTTCTTGAGGGGCAAATTCTTGTACCGCAGTTTGTGCTACAGGAATTGCAACTTGTCGCTGATGCTTCTAACGATTTAAAGCGCGTGAGAGGACGGCGCGGTTTGGATATCCTCAAGCGGCTAATGGAAACTTATCCAGACCGGATTGTGATCCATTCAGCAGACTACGAAGATATCAACACAGTGGATGCTAAATTAGTGCGTTTGGCACAAGAAATTAACGGCACCTTGCTGACAAATGACTACAACTTAAGTAAAGTTGCCAGCGTACAAAAAGTGCCGGTGTTGAATATCAATGACTTAACCCAAGCTGTGCGTCCGACTTATCTTCCTGGCGATAATATTGACCTAAAAATCGTTAAAGAAGGTAAAGAACCGGCCCAAGGAGTGGGTTATTTAGAAGACGGCACAATGGTAGTTGTTGAAGAAGGCGGCATCCACATTGGCGGCGAACTGCGCGTCGTTGTGACATCCGCACTGCAAACCTCTGCCGGTCGGATGATTTTTGCCCGTCCCCACGCATCAGCTGTTACTGGCTAA